From Oscillospiraceae bacterium, a single genomic window includes:
- a CDS encoding heat-inducible transcriptional repressor HrcA: MSIDERKEKILKIIIDRYIESAEPVASKHLVEQCNLELSSATIRNEMAELEDLGLLEKPHTSAGRIPSALGYRLYVDRLMQQQRLTSQQKAHINTVLQSKLDKFERLLAEAGRLAADITRHAAYALPPTQGQYERDDVLVEGMAHLLEHPEFSDIARVRRMVGYLSDKQALAQMPKPAPNRHIEVLIGSENVTAALQDASVVMATYQIGETRGFIGLIGPTRMDYGTVTSKLGYVARRLEHLLSEEDDYE; the protein is encoded by the coding sequence ATGTCAATCGACGAACGTAAGGAAAAAATCCTTAAAATCATCATTGACCGGTATATTGAGAGCGCCGAGCCGGTGGCGTCTAAGCATTTGGTCGAGCAATGCAATTTAGAGCTGTCGAGCGCGACCATTCGCAACGAAATGGCAGAACTGGAAGACCTCGGGTTGCTCGAAAAGCCGCATACGTCAGCAGGGCGCATTCCCTCGGCGTTGGGCTATCGGCTATATGTTGACCGGTTGATGCAGCAACAGCGCCTAACGTCACAACAGAAAGCGCACATTAACACTGTGTTGCAAAGCAAACTCGACAAATTCGAGCGGCTGCTTGCCGAAGCCGGACGGCTGGCCGCTGATATCACGCGTCACGCTGCCTATGCTTTACCGCCAACACAGGGGCAATACGAACGTGATGATGTGTTGGTGGAGGGCATGGCGCATTTGTTGGAACACCCAGAATTTTCCGACATTGCACGAGTACGACGCATGGTTGGCTATTTGTCGGATAAGCAGGCGCTGGCACAGATGCCTAAGCCTGCACCAAACCGCCACATTGAGGTGCTGATTGGCTCGGAAAACGTCACGGCGGCGTTGCAAGATGCGTCTGTTGTTATGGCAACTTACCAAATCGGCGAAACACGGGGCTTTATCGGGCTGATTGGCCCGACGCGTATGGATTACGGTACGGTGACATCTAAGTTGGGCTATGTGGCGCGGCGGTTGGAGCATTTACTGTCAGAGGAGGATGACTATGAGTGA
- a CDS encoding nucleotide exchange factor GrpE codes for MSEHGNEIIEEILDDMPEEEMDPVQAELEEWKDRALRTQADFENFRRRNIKERESVIVDIRAATLAALLPVYDNLLRALQQPTEDAAYAKGVELTLAQLLGIFEDLGVVPFGNTGENFDPNICEAVMHVEDETIGNNIIVEVFAQGFKMGDKILRHAVVKVAN; via the coding sequence ATGAGTGAACACGGAAACGAGATTATCGAAGAAATACTTGACGACATGCCCGAAGAGGAAATGGACCCGGTGCAAGCCGAGTTAGAGGAGTGGAAAGACCGTGCGTTACGAACACAGGCGGACTTTGAGAACTTTCGACGGCGCAATATAAAAGAACGCGAAAGCGTAATCGTCGACATCCGCGCGGCGACACTGGCGGCATTGCTGCCCGTGTATGATAACTTATTGCGGGCGCTGCAACAACCCACCGAGGATGCGGCGTATGCCAAGGGTGTGGAATTGACGCTGGCGCAGCTTTTGGGCATATTTGAGGACTTGGGTGTTGTGCCGTTTGGCAATACTGGCGAAAACTTTGACCCCAACATTTGCGAGGCGGTGATGCACGTAGAGGACGAAACGATTGGAAACAACATCATCGTTGAGGTGTTCGCGCAGGGGTTTAAGATGGGTGACAAGATTTTGCGGCACGCGGTGGTGAAAGTGGCGAACTGA
- a CDS encoding GNAT family N-acetyltransferase — MVKLQGSNIYLAVLERADCRKLYEDFEYDFDNDADFFYIGHSVEKSGEWFDEIQKLQSNENIRLGIFLNDGTVIGDAALQGIDNKNRCCSVGMGFAKKENRGKGYGKQAIKLLLKHGFAYLGMERITASTLEINIPAQKALEKLGFTLEGRERKAVYFRGDRYDNLKYSILLEEYNSGGQTL, encoded by the coding sequence ATGGTTAAATTACAAGGCAGCAACATATATCTCGCGGTACTGGAACGGGCGGATTGCAGGAAATTATACGAGGATTTTGAGTATGATTTTGACAACGATGCCGATTTTTTCTACATTGGTCATTCTGTCGAAAAGTCTGGCGAGTGGTTTGACGAGATTCAAAAATTGCAGAGCAATGAAAATATTAGGCTTGGTATATTCCTCAACGACGGTACCGTGATTGGCGATGCAGCATTGCAGGGTATCGACAACAAAAACCGTTGTTGCTCTGTTGGTATGGGCTTTGCAAAAAAAGAAAATCGCGGCAAAGGCTACGGTAAACAAGCCATCAAGCTGCTTCTCAAACACGGCTTTGCCTATCTCGGCATGGAGCGCATTACGGCAAGCACACTTGAAATCAATATCCCCGCCCAAAAAGCACTGGAAAAGCTGGGGTTTACGTTGGAGGGGCGGGAACGCAAAGCCGTGTATTTCCGCGGTGATCGATATGACAATCTCAAATACAGCATACTTTTAGAAGAATATAATTCAGGAGGACAAACACTATGA
- the dnaK gene encoding molecular chaperone DnaK, whose amino-acid sequence MKTIGIDLGTTNSCVAVIEGGEPVVIPNAEGARTTPSIVAFSKDGERLVGQVAKRQAVTNADRTVISIKRDMGTSRRVEIGDKKYSPEELSAMILQKLKADAEAYLGGTVTKAVITVPAYFTDSQRQATKDAGKIAGLEVLRIINEPTAAALSYGLDKEGEQKIMVYDLGGGTFDVSILEIGEGVLEVLATAGNNRLGGDDFDNAVAQWMIAEFKKTDGIDLSNDKAAMQRVREAAEKAKIELSGVMQASISLPYVTADANGPRHLDLTLSRAKFNELTADLVEKTMGPVKQAMKDADVSSSDLNKVLLVGGSTRIPAVQEAVQKLSGKEPFKGINPDECVAIGAALQAGVLSGDVKDLLLLDVTPLSLGIETMGGVFTRLIDRNTTIPAKKSQIFSTAADGQTSVEVHVLQGEREMASSNKTLGRFHLDGIPPAPRGMPQIEVTFDIDANGIVQVAACDKGTGKEQKVTITASTNMSKDDIEQAVKEAELHAEEDKKWQEGVEIKNSADQMLYTTQKSLDELGDKVSDDEKTAVNGAMDALREVAKGDDIEQIKALTEELTKVFYPISERIYKEAAEQAQAEGGANVPPDADVVEDAEIVEE is encoded by the coding sequence ATGAAAACAATCGGAATTGACTTGGGCACAACAAACTCTTGCGTGGCAGTCATTGAGGGCGGCGAACCTGTCGTTATCCCCAATGCCGAGGGCGCGCGCACAACGCCGAGCATCGTGGCGTTCAGCAAAGACGGCGAGCGGCTGGTCGGACAGGTGGCAAAACGCCAGGCTGTCACGAACGCCGACCGCACGGTCATCTCCATCAAACGCGACATGGGCACGAGCCGTCGCGTAGAAATCGGCGACAAGAAATATTCACCCGAAGAGCTGTCGGCCATGATTTTGCAAAAATTGAAGGCTGATGCCGAGGCGTATTTAGGCGGGACGGTGACAAAAGCTGTCATCACCGTGCCGGCGTACTTTACCGACAGCCAACGTCAAGCGACCAAAGATGCAGGTAAAATCGCGGGGCTGGAAGTGTTGCGGATTATCAATGAGCCGACAGCGGCGGCATTGAGCTACGGGTTGGACAAAGAGGGCGAACAAAAAATCATGGTCTATGACCTTGGCGGCGGTACGTTTGACGTGTCGATTTTGGAAATTGGCGAAGGCGTGCTGGAAGTGTTGGCCACGGCAGGCAATAATCGCTTAGGCGGCGACGACTTTGACAATGCCGTGGCGCAGTGGATGATTGCCGAATTTAAGAAAACCGACGGCATTGATTTATCCAACGACAAAGCTGCCATGCAACGTGTGCGCGAAGCGGCTGAAAAGGCGAAAATCGAGCTTTCGGGCGTGATGCAAGCGTCCATTAGCTTGCCCTACGTCACGGCTGATGCCAACGGCCCGCGGCACTTGGATTTAACATTGAGCCGTGCAAAGTTCAATGAACTGACTGCCGATTTGGTAGAAAAGACCATGGGGCCGGTCAAGCAAGCTATGAAAGATGCAGATGTCAGTTCGTCTGACCTCAATAAAGTATTGTTGGTGGGCGGCTCGACGCGTATTCCCGCTGTGCAAGAGGCTGTCCAAAAATTAAGCGGCAAAGAGCCATTCAAAGGAATCAACCCTGATGAGTGCGTTGCCATCGGCGCGGCTTTGCAAGCCGGTGTGTTGAGCGGCGATGTAAAAGATTTGCTGTTGCTTGACGTTACGCCATTGTCGCTGGGCATTGAAACGATGGGGGGGGTGTTTACACGGCTGATTGACCGCAACACCACCATTCCGGCAAAGAAGAGCCAAATCTTCTCAACGGCTGCAGATGGGCAAACGAGCGTTGAAGTACACGTCTTGCAAGGCGAACGGGAAATGGCCTCGTCGAACAAGACGCTGGGGCGCTTCCACCTCGATGGGATTCCACCGGCTCCGCGCGGTATGCCGCAAATTGAGGTGACGTTTGATATTGACGCCAACGGCATTGTGCAGGTTGCAGCGTGCGACAAAGGTACGGGCAAGGAGCAGAAAGTGACGATTACGGCATCAACCAATATGTCTAAGGATGACATTGAACAAGCCGTCAAGGAGGCAGAACTGCACGCCGAAGAGGACAAGAAGTGGCAAGAAGGCGTCGAGATTAAAAATAGCGCCGACCAAATGCTGTACACCACGCAAAAATCGCTTGATGAGTTGGGCGACAAAGTGTCAGATGATGAGAAAACAGCCGTTAACGGGGCGATGGATGCGCTCAGAGAAGTCGCAAAAGGTGACGATATTGAGCAAATTAAGGCACTGACGGAGGAATTGACAAAAGTATTTTACCCTATCAGCGAGCGGATTTATAAGGAAGCTGCAGAGCAAGCACAAGCAGAGGGCGGAGCCAATGTGCCGCCGGACGCTGATGTTGTTGAAGATGCGGAAATTGTTGAGGAATAA
- a CDS encoding RNA polymerase sigma factor, protein MPYDYDALAELVHRIKNGDMTAFRSLYEQTQKQIYYFALKVMRNKEEAEDILQETYISAYRHIEKCKNDRAIVKWLTSIAYNHMRDRLAVLAKANQVFVRDTEEQEILNHVADDVSLEDAFIRKEDAKHILVLVEQLPEKQRLALFMYYFKGLSAAEIAEICDCKENAVNKRLFDARAAIKKKIQQEEREEQS, encoded by the coding sequence TTGCCTTACGACTATGACGCGTTGGCAGAACTCGTTCACCGAATTAAAAACGGAGATATGACCGCCTTTCGCTCTTTGTACGAGCAGACGCAGAAGCAAATTTACTATTTCGCACTCAAGGTGATGCGCAACAAAGAAGAGGCCGAAGACATCTTGCAGGAAACGTATATTAGTGCATATAGGCACATCGAGAAGTGCAAGAATGACCGAGCCATCGTCAAATGGCTGACAAGTATTGCGTATAATCATATGCGGGATAGACTGGCGGTTCTGGCAAAAGCCAATCAGGTATTTGTGCGTGATACGGAGGAGCAAGAGATACTCAACCACGTTGCCGATGATGTTTCGTTAGAAGATGCGTTTATCAGGAAAGAAGACGCAAAGCACATTCTTGTGCTGGTGGAGCAACTGCCTGAAAAACAGCGGTTGGCATTATTTATGTATTATTTTAAAGGGCTGTCGGCAGCGGAAATTGCCGAGATTTGTGACTGTAAGGAAAATGCAGTCAACAAACGCTTATTTGATGCCCGCGCTGCCATTAAGAAAAAAATACAGCAAGAAGAAAGGGAAGAGCAATCATGA
- a CDS encoding AraC family transcriptional regulator, with protein MDWLTRMNAALAYVEDNLIGEIDYEILARIACCSSHNFFRMFSLITDVSLSEYIRRRRLTLAALELQNSNTKVIDLAMKFGYDSPVSFSRAFQALHGVTPTEARADGVTLKAYPKLSFQISIKGEKGMDYRIETKEAFQVFGIEGIFKLDGSGISPKTPSELWDKCHEDGAYEKLVQDAGELPAFIKGDFCKVHAVCSYKETTADSFPYMLCAFRSPSSCVDGYAVVDIPAHTWAVFLSDKFIWDDIGTVIESLYKRVFSEWLPTTGYEQVGDLDMELYGGDNEFGTIELWVAVKKK; from the coding sequence TTGGATTGGCTTACACGCATGAATGCAGCCCTTGCATATGTGGAGGATAACTTGATTGGCGAAATCGATTATGAGATACTGGCACGGATCGCCTGTTGCTCTTCACACAACTTTTTTAGAATGTTTTCACTTATCACTGATGTTTCACTCTCCGAATATATTCGTCGAAGACGGCTGACGCTTGCCGCACTTGAACTGCAAAACAGCAACACAAAAGTCATTGATTTAGCGATGAAATTCGGCTATGATTCGCCGGTTTCCTTTTCGCGTGCGTTTCAAGCGCTGCACGGCGTCACACCAACGGAAGCGCGCGCCGACGGTGTGACGCTCAAAGCCTATCCCAAGCTCTCCTTCCAAATTTCAATTAAAGGAGAAAAAGGCATGGATTATCGTATCGAAACAAAAGAGGCTTTTCAAGTTTTCGGCATCGAGGGCATTTTTAAGCTAGATGGGAGCGGGATTTCTCCCAAAACGCCCAGCGAGCTATGGGATAAATGCCATGAGGACGGCGCATATGAGAAATTAGTGCAGGATGCGGGAGAGTTGCCTGCATTTATCAAAGGAGACTTCTGTAAAGTACACGCAGTATGCAGTTACAAGGAGACAACTGCCGATTCTTTCCCCTATATGTTGTGTGCGTTCCGCAGCCCAAGCAGTTGCGTTGACGGCTATGCTGTTGTGGATATCCCCGCCCACACATGGGCTGTCTTTCTGTCGGATAAGTTTATTTGGGACGATATTGGCACAGTCATTGAGTCGCTGTATAAACGTGTTTTTTCCGAATGGCTTCCTACAACAGGCTACGAGCAGGTTGGTGATTTAGATATGGAACTTTACGGCGGCGACAATGAGTTTGGCACAATTGAACTTTGGGTTGCGGTAAAGAAGAAGTAG
- a CDS encoding MATE family efflux transporter, with translation MQRDMTTGKEWKHILFFAVPVMLGNIIQQLYSIFDGIVVGNFVSEEALSSISTSAPLIILFLALSIGLAMGSGIIVSQKFGAKQLDDMRATVSTVLLLGTVTGVFLSAVGFVLTPILLRHMLGVPPEILDMAILYLRTIAASLVFLFIFNTIASILRAIGNAKVTLYFLIATTVFNVILTLFAVVIMGWGVAGAGVSTLLSKMFSAVIAYIYMVKKYEYLRPVRAFDILVCKRALRLSLPIGVQHSVLAIAYMAMGRLVNSFEVFGIASYAVAMRIDGFVFIIMLSFNNSMTTFAGQNIGAGRLDRVKKGFVQTQGMATGAGIVMAAGLFIFAPVLVGLFGLTGEAMARSVEQIRFVAPWLILLTPSLIVNGTLKGAGDVMFPTVATTLDLIVRVGLAYAFVYWGVLGYSAAWVTMPVGWALLLPLTLWRYHSGKWKTMRV, from the coding sequence ATGCAGCGTGATATGACCACCGGCAAGGAATGGAAGCACATCCTCTTCTTCGCCGTGCCTGTAATGCTCGGCAACATTATTCAGCAACTGTACAGTATTTTCGACGGCATTGTCGTCGGCAATTTTGTCAGCGAAGAAGCCCTTTCGTCCATCAGTACGTCAGCGCCGCTAATTATTCTTTTTTTAGCGTTGTCAATTGGATTGGCAATGGGCAGTGGCATCATTGTATCGCAAAAGTTCGGCGCAAAGCAACTCGATGATATGCGCGCGACAGTTTCGACGGTATTGCTGCTCGGCACAGTGACTGGCGTGTTTCTGAGCGCGGTGGGCTTTGTTTTGACGCCCATATTATTGCGCCATATGCTGGGTGTGCCGCCTGAGATTTTAGATATGGCGATTCTCTATCTGCGCACTATAGCAGCAAGCCTTGTGTTTCTATTTATTTTCAACACCATTGCCTCAATTTTGCGCGCCATCGGCAACGCCAAAGTTACGTTGTATTTTTTGATTGCCACCACGGTCTTCAATGTAATTTTAACACTGTTTGCCGTTGTCATTATGGGTTGGGGCGTTGCCGGTGCAGGCGTCTCAACGTTGCTCTCCAAAATGTTCTCGGCAGTCATTGCCTACATTTATATGGTGAAAAAATATGAGTATCTGCGGCCCGTACGCGCCTTTGATATTCTTGTCTGCAAACGAGCACTGCGGCTGAGCCTGCCCATCGGCGTGCAGCATAGTGTGCTTGCCATAGCATACATGGCAATGGGGCGGCTTGTCAATTCGTTTGAGGTTTTCGGCATTGCAAGTTATGCCGTTGCCATGCGCATTGACGGTTTTGTTTTTATTATCATGCTTTCCTTTAACAACAGTATGACAACCTTTGCTGGACAGAATATCGGCGCAGGCCGCCTCGACCGTGTCAAGAAAGGCTTTGTACAAACACAAGGCATGGCTACAGGCGCGGGCATTGTCATGGCGGCGGGCTTGTTTATCTTTGCGCCGGTACTTGTCGGATTATTTGGCTTGACGGGTGAAGCGATGGCGCGGAGCGTAGAGCAAATTCGCTTTGTCGCGCCGTGGCTGATATTACTCACACCATCGCTCATTGTTAACGGCACACTTAAAGGCGCCGGCGATGTCATGTTCCCCACCGTTGCGACAACGCTTGACTTAATTGTGCGCGTTGGTTTGGCTTACGCATTTGTATATTGGGGTGTATTGGGCTACAGCGCCGCGTGGGTAACAATGCCGGTTGGCTGGGCATTATTGTTGCCGCTGACGTTATGGCGGTATCATAGTGGCAAATGGAAAACAATGCGCGTATAA
- a CDS encoding YibE/F family protein, whose product MYSKPSETKLNHTRDIIIRVAIIAVAVILLVVGNRIAVRNLDLAQRDENAITERARVVAVINEGEYDDEFGSWRTLIFEARITHGGRRGETVIVQQSIDMHYDDESTLVAVGDRVIIGVLSPPDPQFDDPDMPLEWHFYAHQRINGILVLGGIFALLLLLFGRMKGLNALVSLALTVAIIFMVFIPAILSGGHVYVWTVLVCLYVIVFGLLIIHGIGRKSLAAIAGCLGGVVVAGLLVLLMSGALRLTGTGTDDAMHLQWMNIDLRAIIFAGIVIGAVGAIMDVAVSIASSLWELKENAPEMGARSLFKSGINIGRDVMGSMTNTLVLAYIGSSLAVILIIVANAASYLELFNLEMIVVELLQALIGSLGILLTMPLTAAICAVIYGRDSE is encoded by the coding sequence ATGTACAGTAAACCCTCAGAAACAAAGTTGAACCATACACGCGATATTATCATTCGTGTTGCCATTATTGCTGTTGCCGTCATTTTGCTCGTTGTGGGCAATCGTATTGCCGTGCGTAATTTGGATTTGGCGCAGCGTGACGAGAATGCCATTACCGAGCGGGCGCGGGTGGTTGCTGTTATTAACGAAGGTGAATATGATGATGAGTTTGGTAGTTGGCGCACTTTGATTTTTGAGGCACGCATTACGCATGGTGGGCGTCGCGGCGAAACTGTGATCGTGCAGCAGTCGATTGATATGCATTATGATGATGAAAGCACACTGGTTGCCGTTGGCGACCGCGTGATTATCGGCGTGCTTAGCCCGCCCGATCCGCAATTTGACGACCCGGATATGCCGCTTGAATGGCACTTTTATGCCCACCAGCGTATCAATGGCATTCTTGTTTTGGGCGGCATATTTGCTTTGTTGCTTCTATTATTCGGGCGAATGAAAGGGTTAAATGCCTTAGTATCACTTGCGTTGACAGTGGCCATTATCTTCATGGTATTTATTCCCGCCATTCTATCGGGCGGCCATGTGTATGTTTGGACAGTGTTGGTTTGTCTGTATGTCATTGTGTTTGGATTGTTAATTATTCACGGCATTGGCCGAAAATCTCTTGCTGCGATTGCCGGGTGCCTTGGCGGTGTCGTTGTTGCAGGGTTGTTGGTGTTGCTGATGAGCGGAGCGCTGCGCCTCACAGGCACGGGCACTGATGATGCTATGCATCTGCAATGGATGAACATTGATTTACGAGCCATTATTTTTGCCGGCATTGTCATTGGTGCCGTCGGCGCGATTATGGACGTTGCCGTTTCGATTGCCTCGTCGTTGTGGGAGTTAAAAGAAAACGCACCCGAAATGGGCGCGAGAAGCCTGTTCAAATCGGGTATAAACATCGGGCGTGACGTGATGGGGTCAATGACCAACACACTAGTGTTGGCGTACATTGGCAGCTCGTTAGCTGTGATTTTAATTATTGTTGCTAATGCCGCATCATATCTCGAGTTGTTTAATTTGGAAATGATTGTTGTCGAGTTGCTGCAAGCTTTGATCGGTAGTTTGGGCATATTGCTCACAATGCCACTGACAGCGGCAATTTGTGCAGTGATATACGGGAGAGATTCGGAGTAG
- a CDS encoding cation diffusion facilitator family transporter, translated as MNRTNEQKAMRVSAVGIAFDILILTPLKLIAGIVGGSTAMLADAAHSLSDMLTTVIAMIGVKLANRKADKSHPYGHERFECVAAILVSIALAVTGIGIGWTGIRHIVSVDLSDGIDMGTPGLIALIAAAATIIVTEGMFWYKRRVAKSINSGALMADAWHHRADALSSVASFIGVFIARQGFPIFDPLAAIVICPLILKAALDIFRDALGKMTDKACDEATEQQMRDVIDAFDKVRGIDELKTRLFGDKIYVDVEISIDGEHTLHESHAVAQDVHDAIEATFSAVKHCMVHVNPHATNIAGTPISTAQLPPD; from the coding sequence ATGAACAGAACCAACGAACAAAAAGCCATGCGCGTATCGGCCGTTGGCATAGCATTTGACATTCTTATTCTCACGCCACTAAAGCTCATCGCCGGCATTGTCGGTGGGTCTACTGCCATGCTTGCCGATGCCGCGCATTCGTTATCGGACATGCTGACCACAGTCATCGCTATGATTGGCGTCAAACTAGCCAACCGCAAAGCCGACAAAAGTCACCCTTACGGCCATGAGCGCTTTGAGTGTGTAGCGGCCATTCTTGTGTCTATTGCGCTTGCTGTAACAGGTATAGGCATAGGTTGGACCGGCATTCGGCATATTGTTTCCGTCGATTTATCCGATGGCATTGACATGGGCACGCCGGGCTTGATTGCCTTAATTGCAGCGGCTGCTACCATCATCGTCACGGAGGGTATGTTTTGGTACAAGCGCCGTGTGGCAAAGAGCATCAACTCCGGCGCACTGATGGCCGATGCATGGCATCACCGTGCCGATGCCCTCTCCTCAGTTGCCAGCTTTATCGGCGTTTTTATTGCGCGACAAGGATTCCCCATCTTCGACCCGCTTGCAGCAATCGTTATTTGTCCGCTTATCTTGAAAGCAGCGCTTGACATATTTCGCGACGCCTTAGGCAAAATGACCGACAAAGCGTGCGACGAAGCAACCGAGCAACAAATGCGCGATGTGATTGACGCATTCGACAAAGTGCGCGGCATTGACGAACTCAAAACACGCCTCTTTGGGGATAAAATCTATGTCGACGTAGAAATCAGCATCGATGGTGAACATACCCTGCACGAAAGCCATGCCGTCGCACAGGATGTGCATGACGCTATCGAAGCGACATTTTCTGCGGTCAAACATTGCATGGTGCATGTAAATCCCCATGCCACAAACATCGCGGGAACTCCGATAAGCACGGCACAATTGCCGCCGGACTAG
- a CDS encoding biotin--[acetyl-CoA-carboxylase] ligase: MKTKHQVLAQLEQHRGQHISGETLAARLFISRNAVWKAIRELKKDGHHIDAVTKKGYCLCLDNDILSAQGIQPFLAHQDLPIFVHESLESTNKTAKELALDGASHGTLVVAGAQTAGKGRYGRAFFSAHGIYMSLILRPSQLWLSTPTLVTAYAAIAVCEMIEALLPALTPTIKWVNDILIDGKKVCGILTEGVADLESGQIGWIVVGIGINVNTPEFPNELQAIADSIHTDIPRNRIVADITNRLLKLETPQTFSEQDLLAQYKQRMPLLGEIITVHAPTEVYDALAVDVDDSGRLVVKKTNGEIVTLLSGEVSVRTTA; this comes from the coding sequence ATGAAAACAAAACACCAAGTCCTCGCCCAGCTCGAACAGCATCGCGGGCAACACATTTCCGGAGAAACTCTTGCCGCACGGCTTTTTATCAGCCGCAATGCCGTTTGGAAAGCCATCCGCGAACTCAAGAAGGACGGTCACCACATTGACGCCGTCACAAAAAAAGGCTATTGCCTGTGCCTGGACAATGACATTTTGTCGGCACAGGGCATTCAGCCTTTTTTGGCGCACCAAGACTTACCTATCTTTGTGCATGAATCACTCGAATCAACCAACAAGACCGCCAAAGAACTTGCTCTTGACGGCGCAAGCCACGGCACGCTCGTTGTCGCAGGCGCACAAACGGCGGGCAAAGGCCGATATGGCCGCGCGTTTTTCTCAGCCCACGGCATATACATGAGCTTGATTTTGCGGCCCTCACAGCTGTGGCTATCTACACCGACACTGGTAACAGCCTATGCTGCTATTGCCGTTTGCGAGATGATTGAGGCTTTATTGCCCGCGCTCACTCCCACCATCAAGTGGGTCAACGATATTTTAATCGATGGAAAAAAAGTCTGTGGTATCCTGACCGAGGGCGTTGCCGACCTCGAGAGCGGGCAAATCGGCTGGATTGTCGTCGGCATCGGCATCAACGTCAACACACCGGAATTCCCAAATGAATTGCAGGCCATCGCAGATAGTATTCACACCGACATTCCGCGCAACCGCATTGTCGCCGATATAACAAACCGCTTGTTAAAGCTGGAAACGCCGCAAACGTTTAGTGAGCAAGATTTGTTGGCACAATACAAACAACGTATGCCGCTACTGGGAGAAATTATCACTGTCCACGCGCCCACAGAAGTATATGACGCACTTGCCGTCGATGTTGATGACAGCGGGCGACTGGTTGTCAAGAAAACCAACGGCGAAATCGTCACGCTATTATCGGGCGAAGTGTCTGTACGAACTACAGCATAA